The Flavobacterium praedii genome window below encodes:
- a CDS encoding histidine decarboxylase — protein MLPVSESLSPQDNQRLFELNQYIENARDNFLGYPVSKDFDYSEINHFFKYPINNLGDPFEDCTYKVQTHELEREVVGFFAKLFRANPKDYWGYVTNGGSESNLYGLYLARELYPKAMVYYSESTHYSVRKNIHLLNIPSIVIRSQENGEIDYVDFENTLKMNRHKPAIVLTTFGTTMKEAKDDVSKIRNILKGLAIQDSYIHCDAALSGSYGAFMEPRLPFDFKDGADSISISGHKFIGSPIPTGVIITKRSNRDRISKGISYIGSLDTTITGSRNGHCPLFLWYAIKKLGVDGLKNRYEHSLEVAKYCEQRLNNIGIPAWRNPNAITVVFPKTTDEVKTKWQLATEGDISHIICMPNVTKNQIDLFINDIENCIENPEEIMEFSF, from the coding sequence ATGCTACCTGTTTCAGAATCATTATCACCACAAGACAATCAACGTTTATTCGAGCTAAATCAATACATAGAAAATGCCAGAGATAATTTCTTGGGTTATCCAGTATCCAAAGATTTTGACTATTCGGAAATCAATCATTTTTTTAAATATCCAATCAATAATCTCGGCGATCCTTTTGAGGATTGTACCTATAAAGTACAAACCCATGAATTGGAAAGAGAGGTGGTTGGCTTTTTTGCAAAATTATTTCGTGCCAATCCAAAAGATTATTGGGGCTATGTCACCAATGGCGGATCGGAGAGTAATTTATACGGATTGTATCTCGCTCGAGAATTGTACCCAAAAGCTATGGTTTATTACTCGGAGTCGACTCATTATAGTGTTCGCAAAAACATTCATTTACTCAATATTCCAAGTATTGTAATCCGTTCTCAAGAAAATGGGGAGATCGATTATGTCGATTTTGAAAACACCCTAAAAATGAATCGCCACAAACCCGCCATTGTACTTACTACTTTTGGTACAACTATGAAAGAAGCCAAAGATGATGTTTCAAAAATTAGAAACATTCTAAAAGGATTAGCCATACAAGACAGTTATATTCATTGTGACGCAGCCTTATCAGGCAGTTACGGCGCTTTTATGGAACCTCGTTTACCCTTTGATTTTAAGGATGGAGCAGATAGTATTTCGATAAGCGGACATAAATTTATAGGCTCACCGATTCCAACCGGCGTTATTATTACGAAGCGTTCCAATAGGGACCGAATTTCAAAAGGAATATCTTACATTGGCTCTTTAGACACCACCATTACTGGGTCTAGAAACGGTCATTGTCCATTATTTTTATGGTATGCTATAAAGAAACTTGGAGTTGATGGTTTAAAAAACCGTTATGAACACAGCTTAGAAGTAGCCAAATATTGTGAACAAAGACTTAATAATATTGGAATTCCGGCTTGGCGAAATCCAAATGCCATTACGGTTGTTTTCCCAAAGACTACGGACGAAGTCAAAACAAAATGGCAATTAGCTACAGAAGGTGATATCTCACATATTATTTGCATGCCCAATGTAACAAAAAACCAAATTGACCTTTTTATAAACGATATTGAAAATTGTATTGAAAACCCGGAAGAAATAATGGAATTTAGTTTTTAG
- a CDS encoding Lrp/AsnC family transcriptional regulator — MDAIDKKILMLLQQDAKQNTKEIAEKVGLSVSPTFERIKKLEQKKYIKKYVALLDASKIGKSISVYCQVTLAIHSRELIDDFKQHILALSEVIGCFHVSGNYDFLLKVAVNDMNEYQKFVIDKLSVIKGISNVQSSFVMEEIKNDFAFNL; from the coding sequence ATGGATGCCATAGACAAAAAAATTTTGATGCTTTTGCAGCAGGATGCCAAACAAAACACCAAAGAAATAGCCGAAAAAGTAGGATTGTCTGTTTCTCCTACCTTTGAAAGAATTAAAAAGTTGGAGCAAAAAAAATACATAAAAAAATACGTGGCTTTGTTGGATGCTTCCAAAATTGGAAAATCAATCAGTGTGTATTGTCAAGTGACTTTAGCAATACATTCCCGGGAATTGATAGATGATTTTAAACAACATATTCTTGCATTGTCAGAAGTTATAGGCTGTTTTCACGTTTCGGGTAATTATGATTTTTTATTAAAAGTGGCAGTCAATGATATGAATGAATACCAAAAGTTTGTCATCGATAAATTATCGGTTATCAAAGGGATTTCTAACGTGCAAAGTTCTTTTGTAATGGAAGAAATAAAAAACGATTTTGCTTTTAATTTGTAA
- a CDS encoding NRAMP family divalent metal transporter: protein MYNRKGLKNRISHFWRLIGPGLVTGASDDDPSGIATYSQAGAAYGLATLWTSIVAFPLMAAIQQMCARIGLVTSQGLTGTLKKSYPRPVLYLMLLFSFPAIIMNIGADIAGMGAVGNLLFPAIDASFFSVFFTILLLGLIIYLPYQKIASVLKYLCIVMLVYFIVPFLYKQDFVAIMKATFVPSIKWNKDFIAILVGILGTTISPYLFFWQASVEVEEMKHKRKHLMVNKKIIHEMKQDVDFGMTFSGLVMYFIILTTGTVLFKGGVHQIDTVEQAAQALKPLAGNMAYLLFAIGVIGTGLIAIPVLSGSLSYIFTETFGWEEGLDKKFHEAKGFYIIIAISLLLGLSLNYIGISPVKALIYTAILYGLTAPVLIAIILHVSNNKKIMGEFVNGWIANVLGFVALIIMTLAASLLIYFQFVD from the coding sequence ATGTATAATCGAAAAGGATTAAAAAATAGAATTTCTCATTTTTGGCGATTAATCGGGCCAGGACTTGTAACGGGTGCCAGCGACGATGATCCTTCCGGAATTGCTACATACTCTCAGGCGGGTGCAGCTTACGGTCTTGCCACTTTATGGACATCAATTGTTGCTTTCCCGTTGATGGCGGCTATTCAGCAAATGTGCGCTCGAATTGGTTTGGTAACCAGTCAGGGTTTAACTGGGACATTAAAGAAAAGTTATCCAAGACCGGTTTTGTATTTGATGCTTTTGTTTAGTTTTCCTGCTATCATTATGAATATTGGCGCTGATATTGCTGGAATGGGAGCGGTTGGTAACTTGCTTTTTCCAGCTATTGATGCTTCTTTTTTTAGTGTATTTTTTACAATTTTGCTTTTGGGACTCATTATTTATTTGCCTTATCAAAAAATAGCCTCAGTCCTTAAATATTTATGTATTGTAATGTTGGTTTATTTTATCGTTCCTTTTTTATACAAACAAGATTTTGTAGCTATTATGAAAGCTACTTTTGTTCCAAGTATTAAATGGAACAAGGATTTTATTGCTATTCTTGTTGGTATTTTAGGGACAACTATTTCTCCTTATCTATTTTTCTGGCAAGCTTCTGTTGAAGTTGAGGAAATGAAACACAAGAGGAAACATTTGATGGTAAATAAAAAAATTATCCATGAAATGAAGCAGGATGTCGATTTTGGAATGACGTTTTCTGGATTGGTGATGTATTTTATCATTCTAACAACTGGTACAGTTTTGTTCAAAGGAGGAGTTCATCAAATTGATACAGTAGAACAAGCTGCACAAGCTTTGAAACCTTTGGCAGGTAATATGGCATACTTGCTTTTTGCAATAGGTGTGATAGGAACTGGGCTTATTGCAATTCCAGTATTGAGTGGTTCATTGTCTTATATTTTTACTGAAACTTTTGGGTGGGAAGAAGGATTGGATAAAAAATTTCATGAAGCAAAAGGATTTTATATCATTATTGCGATCTCATTATTGCTGGGTTTATCGCTTAATTATATTGGAATATCACCAGTCAAAGCACTAATTTATACAGCAATTTTATACGGACTGACAGCTCCCGTTTTAATTGCCATCATTTTACATGTTTCCAATAATAAAAAAATTATGGGTGAATTTGTGAATGGTTGGATAGCTAATGTTTTAGGATTTGTTGCTTTGATTATCATGACATTGGCTGCAAGCTTATTAATATATTTTCAATTTGTGGATTAA
- a CDS encoding OsmC family peroxiredoxin: protein MKRNATAVWNGSLKEGAGKLTTQSKTLDNTQYSFKSRFEEGVGTNPEELVAAAHAGCFTMQLTAFIGETSAVIESIETKCDINLVEGTIIGSHLTVNAKISGISNETFQELVTKAEKNCPISKLFTAEITTTATLV from the coding sequence ATGAAAAGAAATGCAACCGCAGTTTGGAATGGCTCACTGAAAGAAGGAGCCGGTAAATTAACCACACAAAGTAAAACTTTAGACAATACGCAATATTCATTCAAATCCCGATTTGAGGAAGGAGTAGGTACCAATCCCGAAGAACTTGTTGCTGCTGCACATGCGGGATGTTTTACCATGCAGCTTACTGCTTTTATTGGTGAAACAAGTGCCGTAATCGAAAGTATTGAAACAAAATGTGATATTAATTTGGTAGAAGGAACAATTATTGGTTCTCATTTAACGGTAAATGCCAAAATAAGTGGCATATCCAATGAAACGTTCCAAGAATTAGTAACTAAAGCAGAAAAAAATTGCCCGATTTCTAAACTTTTCACAGCCGAAATCACGACAACAGCTACATTGGTATAA
- a CDS encoding aldo/keto reductase, producing the protein MNYRKLGKTNFNISEIALGTWQVGGKWGSPFNDKTADELINTAIDNGVNFIDTADVYENGLSETAVGRVVRSRSERIYVATKCGRHINPHVNEGYQPKVLQKFVEDSLKRMGLETIDLIQLHCPPNQVFYRPEIFEMFDRLKDQGKILNLGVSVEKVEEGLKAIEFSNVTTVQIIFNLFRQRPSELFFKEAQKKDIGIIARVPLASGLLTGKFDANSTFDAQDHRNFNRDGAAFDKGETFAGINYELGLKAVEELKALFPEATNLAPIALQWILSFNEISCIIPGASKQSHVVSNLSLYDLPKLTPEKIAAMNAIYEQYIKPQVHQLW; encoded by the coding sequence ATGAACTATCGTAAACTAGGAAAAACCAATTTCAATATTTCAGAAATAGCGCTTGGAACATGGCAAGTGGGCGGAAAATGGGGTTCTCCCTTTAATGACAAAACCGCAGACGAATTGATCAATACCGCCATTGATAACGGAGTGAATTTTATTGACACCGCCGATGTTTACGAAAATGGACTAAGCGAAACTGCAGTAGGAAGAGTAGTTCGTTCTCGTTCTGAACGTATCTATGTAGCGACAAAATGTGGCCGACACATCAATCCGCATGTAAATGAAGGATATCAGCCCAAAGTTTTGCAAAAATTTGTAGAAGACAGTTTGAAAAGAATGGGATTGGAAACAATCGATCTTATTCAGTTGCATTGTCCTCCCAACCAAGTATTTTATCGTCCCGAAATTTTTGAAATGTTTGACCGATTGAAAGATCAGGGAAAGATTTTGAATTTGGGTGTTAGTGTAGAAAAAGTGGAAGAAGGTTTGAAAGCCATTGAATTTTCAAATGTGACTACCGTTCAAATTATATTCAATCTTTTTCGTCAGCGTCCATCAGAATTATTTTTTAAGGAAGCTCAAAAAAAAGACATCGGTATTATCGCCAGAGTACCTTTGGCCAGCGGATTATTAACCGGTAAATTTGATGCGAATTCTACTTTCGACGCACAAGATCACCGAAACTTCAATCGTGATGGAGCTGCTTTTGACAAAGGAGAAACATTCGCAGGAATAAATTATGAGTTGGGTTTAAAAGCAGTGGAAGAATTAAAAGCATTATTTCCTGAAGCAACAAATTTGGCACCTATCGCGCTGCAATGGATTCTTAGTTTTAACGAAATTAGCTGTATAATTCCAGGTGCTTCCAAGCAAAGTCACGTTGTATCGAATCTTTCGTTGTATGATTTACCAAAACTAACTCCGGAAAAAATTGCTGCAATGAATGCCATTTACGAGCAATACATCAAACCGCAAGTACATCAGCTTTGGTAA
- a CDS encoding AI-2E family transporter codes for MAKNQISPSKKGTTLEILQYLFIAVVLMYFGRSLFIPLSFALLISLILYPVCKWMERKGINFNLAIGISLIAVTFLLASLFFLLFSQILEFSNEWQSLETKLEETLNQLSIFLTDQFGINEEKQLSYIKNTINNSGSQIFSLLKDTLYSLSESLFYLLIVPVFSALILFNRQLLVEALYHLFPLDKTEMIHEIIVETIHEYYKFIKGMLVVYVIVGILNSIGLAIIGVPYPFLFGFTASILTFIPYVGIMVSSLLPITVAWITFNSIWYPLGVIAVFTLVQVLEAYIIFPYAVGSRLKINTLAVLIMIIAGGILWGAAGMILFIPFISIVKLIADRTEGLKSLSLLLSDGKQFQ; via the coding sequence ATGGCAAAAAATCAAATATCCCCCTCTAAAAAAGGAACGACCCTTGAAATTTTACAATATTTATTTATTGCTGTAGTTCTTATGTATTTTGGAAGATCACTATTTATTCCATTGAGTTTTGCGCTGCTTATAAGTCTTATACTTTACCCAGTTTGCAAATGGATGGAACGGAAAGGAATTAACTTTAATCTAGCAATTGGAATTTCTTTAATTGCGGTAACCTTTTTGTTGGCATCCCTATTCTTTCTTTTATTCTCCCAAATTTTGGAATTTTCTAATGAATGGCAAAGTTTAGAAACAAAATTAGAGGAAACTCTAAACCAGCTGAGTATATTTCTAACCGATCAATTTGGTATAAACGAAGAAAAACAATTGAGTTATATTAAAAATACAATTAACAACTCTGGTTCGCAAATATTTTCTTTACTTAAAGACACACTCTATTCTTTATCAGAATCATTATTTTATCTTTTAATTGTTCCTGTTTTTTCGGCATTGATATTGTTTAATCGTCAATTATTGGTTGAGGCATTATACCATCTTTTTCCATTGGATAAAACAGAAATGATTCACGAAATCATTGTTGAAACGATTCATGAATACTACAAATTCATAAAAGGAATGCTTGTCGTTTACGTAATAGTAGGAATTTTGAATAGTATCGGACTTGCTATTATTGGCGTTCCTTATCCCTTTCTTTTTGGGTTTACCGCTTCCATACTAACTTTCATTCCTTACGTTGGTATTATGGTTTCGTCGCTTTTGCCAATTACAGTAGCTTGGATTACTTTTAATTCTATTTGGTATCCATTGGGAGTGATTGCGGTCTTTACATTGGTACAAGTACTGGAAGCTTACATTATTTTTCCTTACGCCGTAGGAAGTCGCTTGAAGATTAACACACTCGCTGTATTAATTATGATTATTGCTGGTGGCATTCTTTGGGGAGCAGCCGGAATGATTCTTTTCATTCCTTTTATTAGTATTGTAAAATTAATAGCCGACCGAACAGAAGGTCTAAAATCATTATCGTTGTTACTTAGTGATGGGAAACAATTTCAATAG
- the cysM gene encoding cysteine synthase CysM: protein MKTFKLVELIGNTPLVETTRLIKNKNVKLLLKLEGDNPGGSVKDRAAYNMIASAIERGDIKKGDKLIEATSGNTGIALAMIAQLFNIEIELVLPEDSTIERTQTMQAYGATVIQTPASLGIIGSRDYADKKVAEGGYVMLNQFANDDNWKAHYKTTGPEIWNDTDGTVTHFVSAMGTTGTIIGTSTYLKEKNLNIQIIGAQPSEGSQIPGIRKWPQEYLPKIFDASKVDITLDVSEKEAREMTKKLAQEEGIFAGMSSGGSVAVAVKIANQLESGVVVAIICDRGDRYLSSDLFD, encoded by the coding sequence ATGAAGACCTTTAAATTAGTAGAATTAATCGGAAATACTCCACTAGTAGAAACAACCCGCTTAATTAAAAACAAAAATGTAAAACTTTTATTGAAACTCGAAGGAGACAATCCTGGGGGTAGTGTAAAAGACCGTGCCGCTTACAATATGATTGCATCGGCTATCGAAAGAGGGGACATCAAAAAAGGAGACAAATTAATTGAAGCGACTAGTGGTAACACCGGAATTGCACTTGCTATGATAGCCCAATTATTCAACATAGAAATTGAATTGGTATTACCAGAAGATTCAACTATTGAACGTACACAAACCATGCAAGCTTATGGCGCAACGGTTATTCAAACTCCTGCTAGTTTGGGAATAATAGGTTCCAGAGATTATGCCGATAAAAAAGTAGCAGAAGGTGGTTATGTGATGTTGAATCAATTCGCCAATGATGACAATTGGAAAGCGCATTACAAAACCACGGGACCTGAAATATGGAATGACACTGATGGAACGGTAACTCATTTTGTATCGGCAATGGGAACAACGGGAACTATTATAGGAACCTCAACATACTTGAAAGAAAAGAATCTAAATATTCAAATCATAGGGGCACAACCGAGTGAGGGCTCACAAATTCCGGGTATTCGAAAATGGCCGCAAGAATATTTACCCAAAATTTTTGATGCCTCAAAAGTAGATATTACTCTTGATGTCAGCGAAAAAGAAGCACGCGAAATGACCAAAAAATTAGCCCAGGAAGAAGGTATATTTGCAGGCATGAGCAGCGGAGGATCGGTGGCAGTCGCCGTAAAAATCGCCAATCAATTGGAATCTGGAGTGGTAGTTGCCATTATCTGTGACCGCGGAGACCGTTATTTATCTTCGGATTTATTTGATTAA
- the epsC gene encoding serine O-acetyltransferase EpsC, translating to MTKDLIVQNISASKSHFTINYSIKTKTEAFTEKLFYTLFDSNAPLDESINELEKQFKEIASIACKKAHDSCDSAWDKFLEKLPSVLENLNKDASYILENDPASNGIEEIYLAYPGFYAIAIYRLSHELYLLDLMLFSRLMSEYAHRITGTDIHAGATIASPFFIDHATGIVIGETAVIEKNVKIYQGVTLGALSVSKDMKNSKRHPTVEKNVCLYANATILGGTTIIGKNSIVGGNSWVTKSIPADSIVLNTTTTEVKIKEKK from the coding sequence ATGACCAAAGATCTGATTGTTCAAAATATTAGTGCCTCTAAAAGTCATTTTACTATCAATTATAGCATTAAGACCAAAACAGAAGCCTTTACCGAGAAACTGTTTTACACCTTATTCGATTCTAATGCACCACTAGATGAAAGCATTAACGAATTAGAAAAACAATTTAAAGAGATTGCGTCTATTGCTTGCAAAAAAGCACATGATTCTTGTGATTCTGCTTGGGATAAATTTTTAGAAAAACTCCCTTCCGTACTTGAAAACTTAAACAAAGATGCTTCTTACATCTTAGAAAATGACCCCGCATCGAATGGGATTGAAGAAATTTATCTTGCTTATCCAGGATTTTATGCCATAGCGATTTACAGATTAAGTCACGAACTATATTTGTTGGATTTGATGCTTTTTTCAAGATTAATGAGCGAATATGCACATCGTATTACAGGTACAGATATTCACGCTGGAGCAACAATTGCATCGCCTTTCTTTATTGATCATGCTACTGGAATCGTTATTGGTGAAACCGCTGTTATCGAAAAAAATGTAAAAATATACCAAGGTGTAACTTTGGGAGCATTAAGTGTGAGCAAAGACATGAAAAATTCCAAAAGGCATCCTACAGTCGAGAAAAACGTTTGTCTTTATGCCAATGCTACGATATTGGGTGGAACGACAATCATTGGCAAAAATAGTATTGTAGGTGGAAATTCATGGGTAACCAAGTCAATTCCTGCTGATTCAATCGTGTTGAATACCACTACAACCGAAGTTAAAATAAAAGAGAAGAAGTAA
- a CDS encoding SGNH/GDSL hydrolase family protein: protein MKKFKFKYLLSLFIIIMAGKAKAQDWANLNKYKNENTILTTPVSGENRIVFFGDSITEGWETISPEFFSSAPYINRGISGQTTSQMLLRFRPDVIELKPKIVLILAGTNDIAENTGPITLQTILGNIISMCELAHANNIKVILCSILPAFDYPWKKGMNPAAKIEALNTMIIQYAKANHIDYVDYYSAMVDDQKGLKSNYSEDGVHPNKEGYLVMEDIVRKKLAKHK from the coding sequence ATGAAAAAATTTAAATTTAAATATCTACTATCCCTTTTTATAATTATCATGGCAGGAAAAGCAAAAGCACAAGATTGGGCAAATCTAAACAAATACAAAAACGAAAACACTATACTTACAACTCCTGTATCTGGAGAAAATAGAATTGTCTTTTTTGGCGATTCCATTACTGAAGGCTGGGAAACAATTTCTCCAGAATTCTTTAGTAGTGCTCCATATATCAATCGAGGAATAAGTGGACAAACAACATCACAAATGCTATTGCGTTTTAGACCCGATGTTATTGAACTAAAACCCAAAATTGTTTTAATTTTGGCTGGAACCAATGATATCGCAGAAAATACTGGACCTATAACGCTCCAAACCATTCTAGGAAATATCATATCAATGTGCGAATTGGCGCATGCAAATAACATAAAAGTAATTCTTTGTTCTATTCTTCCTGCCTTTGATTACCCATGGAAAAAAGGAATGAATCCTGCTGCAAAAATTGAAGCATTAAATACAATGATAATACAATATGCCAAAGCAAACCATATTGACTATGTAGATTATTATTCGGCAATGGTCGATGACCAAAAAGGTTTAAAATCCAATTATAGTGAAGATGGAGTTCATCCCAATAAAGAAGGATACCTTGTAATGGAAGATATCGTTCGAAAAAAATTGGCAAAACACAAATAA